A portion of the Eulemur rufifrons isolate Redbay chromosome 30, OSU_ERuf_1, whole genome shotgun sequence genome contains these proteins:
- the LOC138378405 gene encoding LOW QUALITY PROTEIN: zinc finger protein 678-like (The sequence of the model RefSeq protein was modified relative to this genomic sequence to represent the inferred CDS: substituted 1 base at 1 genomic stop codon), which produces MESGTLTAGTEQLRKEEDKRNSVHVPADSTVNRMRSIGEGSQFQNQAVNESSCPLRGHKKRPIGEGIFSHNRCGKTFNHISNVSGHRKIHTGEKFYMCEECGKAFNWYSSLTEHKRIHTGEKPYKCEECAKAFTRYSSLTEHKRIHTGEKPYKCEECGKAFTRSSSLTEHKRIHTGEKPYKCEECGKAFTHCSRLTEHKRIHTGEKPYKCEECGKAFTRCTKLTLHKRIHTGEKPYKCEQCSKAFTQCSHLTEHKRIHTGEKPYKCEECSKTFTHSSHLAEHKRIHTGEKPHKCAECGKAFSRCTDLTKHKRIHTGEKPYKCEECSKAFIHCSSLTKHKRIHTREKPYKCEECGKAFSQCTDLTLHKRIHTGEKPXKCEECGKDFSWCTDLNLHKRIHTGGKPCKCKEHGKDFTQSSILTLC; this is translated from the exons ATGGAGTCCGGGACACTAACAGCAGGTACTGAGCAGCTGAGAAAAGAGGAGGATAAAAG GAACTCGGTGCATGTGCCTGCTGACAGCACAGTCAACAGGATGAGAAGCATTGGCGAAGGGTCCCAGTTTCAAAATCAGGCAGTGAATGAAAGTTCGTGTCCATTgcgagg acataaaaaaagaCCTATAGGAGAGGGAATTTTCAGTCATAATAGATGTGGGAAAACTTTTAACCACATCTCCAACGTTTCtggacataggaaaattcatacaggagagaaattcTACatgtgtgaagaatgtggaaaagcctttaactggtactcaagtcttactgaacataaaagaattcatacaggagagaaaccatacaaatgtgaagaatgtgccAAAGCCTTTACCCGGTACTcaagtcttactgaacataaaagaattcatacaggagagaaaccatacaaatgtgaagaatgtgggaaagcctttaccCGGTCCTCAtctcttactgaacataaaagaattcatacaggagagaaaccatacaaatgtgaagaatgtggcaaagcctttacccactgctcacgtcttactgaacataaaagaattcatacaggagagaaaccatacaaatgtgaagaatgtggcaaagcctttacccggtGCACAAAGctcactctacataaaagaattcatacaggagagaaaccctacaaatgtgaacaatgtagcaaagcctttacccagtgctcacaccttactgaacataaaagaattcatacaggagagaaaccctacaaatgtgaagaatgtagcaaAACTTTTACCCACTCCTCACATCTtgctgaacataaaagaattcatacaggagagaaaccacacaaatgtgcagaatgtggcaaagcctttagcaggtgcacagacctcactaaacataaaagaattcatacaggagagaaaccctacaaatgtgaagaatgtagcaaAGCCTTTATCCACTGCTCAAGTCttactaaacataaaagaattcatacacgagagaaaccatacaaatgtgaagaatgtggcaaagcctttagccagTGCACAGACCTTACTCtgcataaaagaattcataccgGAGAGAAACCAtagaaatgtgaagaatgtggcaaagacTTTAGCTGGTGCACAGACCTcaatctacataaaagaattcatacaggagggAAACCATGCAAATGTAAAGAACATGGTAAAGACTTTACCCAGTCCTCAATCCTTACTCTGTGTTAA